A stretch of the Chitinophaga sp. Cy-1792 genome encodes the following:
- a CDS encoding type VI secretion system Vgr family protein: MEGKLNVIINIEGTPILHFSAFTLEQRFNAHHYFELRFNHDEQGAPGMISLEKSRGFMGKSITVQFGSEPGKEQLFVGKVTRVELSQSHGYHGTLIISGYSPSILIDRGPDLGSYLNKDLSGIVRKATEDAPSNELNLTLNPSRKEPIDYMIQYRESDYDFINRLSAEYHEWFFYDGAKLHFGKPDKLEEVKLVYGRDVNSLQYAMQVAPLKSRKFAYKPAEDELFKAEAKAAAAGQPDLAHAVTASNELYNKVYSQPTSVRIDTKKDMDAHVDNEDKANIADLLQITATGDNPQVGIGKIVDVSMSVKEVLSFSVQQLGRFLITAIYHHIDGVGHYYHTFEGITADAEKIPVRDYDKPFADMQLAIVEDNADPKGQGRVKVKFKWECSCNDTSEWLRVVTPDAGSSDKVSKNRGFTFVPEKGDQVLVAFEEGNTARPLVLGSVFHGKTGSGGGAANGVKSLTTRSGSTVTLDDNKGSVTVKDPSGNVLIMHGDGTVTLNAPQKMTINTTDFILNASNSIAFNAQPGEQGGGDGTVTISAKKSISGTADTENISLTATAKDVNINSAAGVYKLDSKEITLTASEKFHAHGGAKGEFVANEIEINQC; the protein is encoded by the coding sequence ATGGAAGGGAAACTTAACGTAATAATCAACATCGAAGGTACGCCGATATTACATTTTTCGGCGTTTACACTGGAACAGCGCTTCAATGCGCACCACTATTTTGAGCTGCGTTTCAACCACGATGAACAGGGAGCACCCGGGATGATCTCCCTGGAAAAATCCCGCGGGTTCATGGGAAAAAGTATTACCGTACAATTCGGCAGTGAGCCTGGCAAAGAGCAGCTATTCGTTGGCAAGGTGACACGCGTGGAATTATCGCAGAGCCATGGCTACCACGGTACGCTCATCATCAGTGGTTACAGCCCGAGTATACTGATTGACCGCGGGCCTGATCTGGGATCCTATCTCAACAAAGACCTCAGTGGCATCGTACGGAAAGCGACAGAAGATGCCCCTTCCAATGAGCTGAACCTTACGCTGAACCCTTCCAGAAAGGAGCCAATAGACTATATGATCCAGTACCGTGAAAGCGATTATGATTTCATCAACCGCCTGTCGGCAGAATACCATGAGTGGTTTTTCTATGATGGCGCCAAGTTGCATTTCGGAAAGCCCGATAAGCTGGAAGAAGTAAAGCTGGTTTATGGCCGCGATGTAAACAGTCTGCAATATGCCATGCAGGTAGCGCCGTTGAAAAGCCGCAAGTTTGCCTACAAACCTGCCGAAGATGAACTGTTTAAGGCAGAAGCCAAAGCTGCAGCAGCAGGCCAGCCCGACCTGGCACATGCCGTTACGGCCTCCAATGAACTCTATAACAAAGTATATTCCCAGCCTACCAGCGTACGGATCGACACCAAAAAAGATATGGATGCGCATGTCGACAATGAAGACAAAGCCAACATTGCAGACCTGCTTCAGATCACCGCTACAGGCGATAACCCGCAGGTAGGCATCGGAAAGATCGTAGATGTAAGCATGAGCGTAAAAGAGGTACTGAGCTTCAGCGTACAACAGCTGGGACGTTTCCTCATTACCGCTATCTATCATCACATCGATGGGGTGGGCCATTACTACCATACCTTCGAAGGGATTACCGCCGATGCAGAAAAAATTCCGGTACGTGATTACGACAAACCATTTGCAGACATGCAGCTGGCCATCGTGGAAGATAACGCCGACCCTAAAGGGCAAGGCCGCGTAAAAGTAAAATTCAAATGGGAATGCAGCTGCAACGATACCTCAGAGTGGTTACGTGTAGTCACTCCCGATGCCGGCAGCTCTGATAAAGTGAGCAAGAACCGCGGATTCACGTTTGTTCCTGAAAAAGGAGACCAGGTACTGGTCGCATTTGAGGAAGGTAATACTGCCAGGCCACTGGTGCTCGGCAGTGTGTTCCACGGCAAAACCGGTAGTGGCGGTGGCGCTGCCAATGGCGTTAAAAGCCTCACCACTCGTAGCGGCTCAACGGTAACCTTAGACGACAATAAAGGCAGCGTTACCGTGAAAGACCCCAGCGGCAATGTGCTGATTATGCACGGCGATGGCACCGTTACCCTCAACGCACCACAGAAGATGACCATCAACACTACCGACTTCATTTTGAATGCCAGCAACAGCATAGCTTTTAACGCACAGCCCGGGGAACAGGGCGGCGGCGATGGCACCGTTACCATCAGTGCAAAGAAAAGCATCAGCGGCACCGCAGACACAGAAAACATCAGCCTGACTGCCACCGCCAAAGACGTGAATATCAATTCTGCTGCCGGCGTTTATAAACTGGATTCCAAAGAGATTACCCTTACTGCGTCTGAGAAATTCCATGCGCATGGTGGCGCCAAAGGAGAATTTGTTGCTAACGAAATCGAAATCAATCAATGCTAA
- the tssD gene encoding type VI secretion system tube protein TssD, producing the protein MAFNAKIQLGSKEYDVLQCSFSLNRDVDAKGRPSSGVYGGTIHVEVESTEDTSVIESMVNNQYKPFSGKIVIKKTDEDAKMKELTFTDSYIIQYNEGISVVGNHPMTLSFVISARTLKLGNAEHVNDWPGRG; encoded by the coding sequence ATGGCATTTAACGCAAAAATACAACTGGGCTCAAAAGAATATGATGTACTGCAATGCAGCTTTTCCTTAAACCGCGATGTGGACGCAAAAGGCCGTCCTTCTTCCGGCGTTTATGGCGGTACTATTCATGTTGAAGTAGAATCTACAGAAGATACTTCTGTGATTGAGTCAATGGTAAACAACCAATACAAACCCTTCAGCGGTAAGATCGTCATCAAAAAAACTGATGAAGATGCCAAAATGAAAGAGCTGACTTTTACAGACAGCTACATCATCCAATATAACGAAGGTATCAGCGTGGTAGGTAACCATCCGATGACACTGAGCTTTGTCATTTCTGCACGCACCCTTAAACTGGGCAATGCAGAACATGTGAACGATTGGCCGGGCAGAGGTTGA
- the tssD gene encoding type VI secretion system tube protein TssD, with protein sequence MAFNAKLNMAGKEYDVLSCNYSLNRDVDAKGRPASGVYGGTIDVEVESTEDTSIVETMVNNQFKPIAGKVLIKKSDEDAKMKEVTFEDAYIIKYSEGLNVVGSDPMKLRFTISARKLKLGNAEHVNDWPGRDKA encoded by the coding sequence ATGGCATTCAATGCAAAATTAAACATGGCAGGCAAGGAGTACGACGTACTCAGCTGCAACTACTCCCTGAACAGGGATGTAGACGCCAAGGGCCGCCCGGCGTCCGGCGTTTATGGCGGAACCATTGATGTGGAAGTAGAATCCACAGAAGACACGTCTATCGTGGAAACAATGGTAAATAATCAGTTTAAACCTATCGCAGGTAAAGTCCTCATCAAGAAATCAGATGAAGATGCCAAAATGAAGGAAGTTACTTTTGAAGATGCCTACATCATCAAGTACTCCGAAGGCCTCAACGTTGTAGGGTCTGATCCTATGAAGCTCCGCTTTACCATCTCTGCACGCAAATTGAAACTCGGCAATGCTGAGCATGTCAATGACTGGCCGGGAAGAGATAAAGCATAA
- a CDS encoding NAD(P)H-dependent oxidoreductase, with protein sequence MKNLLLLHGDLEKTGINHTFAKAYRQGAEKAGAMVKELSIMDLKFLPNKQFNNQITPLEPDLLDAAEKVKWANHIVLFCTVNHDSIPARLSGFFDRLFPSGQSYAGKSARIVSVLDEASWKEWQLNKKPTYHAIKRTVLERCRIMPVRTCTIGYVHSPENDYAKKWIAKMIAFGEKFM encoded by the coding sequence ATGAAGAATCTATTACTGCTGCACGGGGATTTGGAGAAAACAGGAATCAATCACACGTTTGCGAAAGCCTACCGGCAGGGAGCTGAAAAAGCAGGCGCCATGGTAAAGGAGTTATCTATCATGGACCTGAAATTTCTTCCCAACAAACAGTTCAATAACCAGATCACGCCATTGGAGCCTGATCTGCTGGATGCAGCAGAGAAAGTAAAATGGGCCAATCATATTGTACTGTTCTGTACCGTCAACCATGATTCTATTCCTGCCAGGCTATCCGGCTTTTTCGACAGACTGTTTCCATCAGGACAATCCTATGCAGGTAAGTCTGCACGCATTGTATCCGTACTGGATGAAGCCAGCTGGAAGGAATGGCAGCTGAACAAGAAGCCTACCTACCATGCCATCAAACGAACGGTACTGGAACGCTGTCGTATCATGCCTGTGAGGACCTGCACCATCGGATATGTGCACTCCCCGGAAAATGATTATGCGAAAAAATGGATAGCCAAAATGATTGCTTTCGGAGAGAAATTCATGTAG
- a CDS encoding DUF5458 family protein: MSASNEKMQETQQERPAMQHAASPSQPASLEDSLQKLVKVGGFDFLEAIVDGLQNLNPERKARKKIFLTDQDKALERKELLKKIQLWQDLLSKEATVADLKEECQRRADESEALLHKNVGQALEATRDLEQAYRTVHQFYKNTESDKLTNVNIINAAMSQLTDLDNPRFIEHVAEELKHNYDRLDLRDNYSLLVIPGYMGSNKVIERWAKIAHNNKAMLVTDFANLDQPDDVIDLFSSANLTGADAYRSNVIMTCNWLVGRGKVESAGEEDDLHVPGSASLAGKMYYTLMSQVTAGKKHGAINEADGVRFDLKKSEISQLERIGLVPMVNEYGKVMAFSAKTLFNGDNIGLQTYSVVRVFDYITKVLFDFLNRRAFENWTSKTEHDLRAQIVKFLDSIQGPDALIERFKIIRFEQDEVQKDRIHLDIHITPYFPAKSFVVKLDGYKGEDEQRTWNTEYAATPK, translated from the coding sequence ATGTCAGCATCAAACGAAAAAATGCAGGAAACGCAGCAAGAGCGCCCCGCAATGCAGCATGCCGCTTCCCCATCCCAGCCGGCGTCGCTGGAAGACAGTCTGCAGAAACTGGTGAAAGTTGGTGGATTTGATTTCCTGGAAGCAATAGTAGATGGATTGCAGAACCTCAACCCCGAGCGTAAAGCCCGCAAAAAAATATTCCTTACTGACCAGGATAAAGCCCTTGAAAGAAAAGAGCTGCTGAAAAAAATACAACTCTGGCAGGACCTGCTCAGCAAAGAAGCTACAGTAGCTGACCTCAAAGAGGAATGCCAGCGCCGTGCGGATGAATCAGAAGCACTGCTGCATAAAAATGTAGGCCAGGCGCTGGAAGCTACCCGCGACCTGGAACAGGCCTACCGTACGGTACATCAGTTCTACAAAAACACAGAAAGTGATAAACTCACCAATGTGAATATCATCAATGCGGCTATGTCGCAGCTCACAGACCTCGACAACCCTCGTTTCATTGAGCATGTGGCCGAAGAACTCAAACACAATTACGATCGCCTTGACCTTCGCGATAACTACTCTTTGCTGGTTATTCCCGGCTATATGGGCTCCAATAAGGTAATAGAAAGATGGGCGAAGATCGCACACAATAATAAAGCGATGCTGGTAACAGATTTCGCCAACCTTGATCAGCCGGATGACGTGATAGACCTGTTCAGCTCTGCAAACCTTACCGGCGCCGACGCCTATCGTTCCAATGTGATCATGACCTGTAACTGGCTTGTAGGACGTGGGAAAGTAGAATCAGCAGGCGAGGAAGACGACCTGCATGTTCCCGGTTCCGCCTCACTGGCCGGAAAAATGTATTACACTTTGATGAGCCAGGTTACTGCCGGTAAAAAACATGGCGCCATCAACGAAGCTGACGGGGTACGTTTCGACCTGAAGAAGAGCGAGATCTCCCAGCTGGAGCGTATCGGGCTGGTACCCATGGTAAATGAGTACGGTAAGGTGATGGCCTTCTCCGCGAAAACGCTTTTCAATGGCGATAATATCGGCCTGCAGACCTATTCCGTTGTGCGTGTATTCGATTATATCACCAAAGTATTGTTCGACTTCCTGAACCGCCGTGCATTTGAAAACTGGACTTCTAAAACAGAACATGACCTGCGCGCGCAGATCGTGAAATTCCTGGACAGCATTCAGGGCCCTGATGCACTGATAGAGCGGTTTAAGATCATCCGGTTTGAACAGGATGAAGTGCAGAAAGACCGTATCCACCTGGATATTCATATTACACCGTATTTCCCGGCCAAAAGCTTTGTAGTAAAGCTGGATGGTTATAAAGGAGAAGATGAGCAACGTACCTGGAATACAGAATACGCTGCCACTCCAAAGTAA
- a CDS encoding ATP-dependent Clp protease ATP-binding subunit yields MTLLNLSESVKHAVHVAESLAKERHHGSYGPPHLLAGLMHKETGLRPLLAALEKDPGYLQEWAEIRMDEFPNARQLHPDIKSTPEVALVFEEADDVRLKMGLDLITPVCVLTALAKPNIGFPAEQMRSFPVKERDLLEVYLNDQPVTDTLNDGAGYEEKKASGALSKYCIDRTGQAGEGKTDPIIGRDMELRMVMEVLCRRTKPNVIITGDAGVGKTALIDGLSQQIIQGDVPGALKDARVLELDTGALIAGASYKGEIEDRLKKIIAELKQNGKVILFIDEIHALLDPKGAIGSGAGNLLKPELARGDVTVIGATTIEEYRKIIEPEKAFSRRFEVVQVGEPDIDMAAKMLTCQQERYEAHHGLKVEPGTVEECVRLAKRYMKDRRLPDAAFDLLDRTMAAIRMMNDTSARELEQLRSALEISPRDTLADLKRKLSPVLLGRLDTEAPEDEEGLYSYLKDTLDKLSVLAQEKITATGKQDVAAVIAFKTGIPIGKIQTQEREKLMNMEQQLKQRVVGQDHALKALSAAILESRSGLGKKGQPIGSFFLLGPTGTGKTELAKSMAEFLFNDEKAMIRFDMSEFKEEHSAALLYGAPPGYVGYEEGGLLVNKIRQQPYTVLLFDEIEKAHPSVFDIFLQIMDEGLIHDRLGKEGDFSNALILFTSNIGSEWITEQFNNACMPQPNQLMELMTKHFRSEFLARLSEIVPFSPITTENVIKIFDIQMKSLLDALQKQHIELTVTDDAKRMLALSGFTPRYGARQIAGVIRNQLRRPISRQIISGEVSPGKKITLLLKDGMEELVWQISEV; encoded by the coding sequence ATGACCCTGCTCAATCTCAGCGAATCCGTGAAACATGCCGTGCATGTGGCCGAGTCCCTGGCTAAGGAAAGGCATCATGGCAGCTATGGTCCGCCGCATTTGCTGGCAGGCCTGATGCACAAGGAAACCGGGTTGCGGCCTTTACTGGCTGCATTGGAAAAAGATCCCGGCTACCTGCAGGAATGGGCAGAAATCCGCATGGATGAATTTCCGAATGCGAGGCAGCTCCATCCAGATATCAAAAGCACGCCTGAAGTAGCGCTGGTATTTGAAGAAGCGGATGATGTCCGGTTAAAGATGGGACTTGACCTGATTACCCCAGTATGTGTACTTACCGCACTTGCCAAACCTAATATTGGTTTTCCTGCGGAACAGATGCGGTCTTTCCCGGTAAAGGAAAGGGATTTACTGGAAGTATACCTGAATGACCAACCTGTTACTGATACACTAAACGATGGAGCAGGATATGAAGAAAAGAAAGCCAGCGGGGCGTTGTCTAAATATTGCATAGACCGTACTGGCCAGGCGGGTGAAGGGAAAACAGACCCTATCATTGGCCGCGACATGGAATTACGTATGGTCATGGAGGTATTATGCCGCCGTACCAAACCTAATGTGATCATCACCGGTGATGCAGGGGTAGGCAAAACAGCCCTCATTGATGGCCTTTCACAACAAATCATACAGGGCGATGTACCGGGCGCATTGAAAGATGCACGGGTGCTGGAACTGGATACAGGTGCGCTGATAGCCGGTGCTTCCTATAAAGGCGAGATAGAGGACCGGTTGAAGAAGATCATTGCGGAGCTAAAGCAAAACGGCAAGGTTATTTTATTTATTGACGAGATACATGCCTTACTGGACCCTAAGGGCGCTATAGGATCAGGTGCAGGGAATTTGCTGAAGCCCGAGCTGGCCCGTGGGGACGTTACCGTTATCGGGGCTACTACCATTGAAGAATACAGGAAAATCATTGAGCCGGAGAAAGCATTCAGCCGGCGGTTTGAAGTGGTGCAGGTAGGCGAACCGGATATTGATATGGCAGCTAAAATGCTGACCTGTCAGCAGGAACGTTACGAGGCGCATCATGGTTTGAAAGTGGAGCCGGGAACTGTAGAAGAATGTGTACGGCTGGCGAAGCGCTATATGAAAGACAGACGCCTTCCGGATGCAGCATTTGATTTGCTGGACAGGACGATGGCCGCCATCCGCATGATGAACGACACTTCAGCGAGAGAGCTGGAGCAGTTAAGATCTGCCCTGGAGATATCTCCCAGGGATACCCTTGCTGACCTCAAACGAAAACTCAGCCCGGTACTACTTGGGCGCCTGGATACGGAAGCCCCGGAAGACGAGGAAGGTCTGTACTCCTACCTAAAAGACACACTTGATAAGTTAAGTGTATTGGCGCAGGAAAAAATTACTGCGACAGGAAAGCAGGATGTTGCTGCGGTGATCGCTTTTAAAACTGGCATACCTATTGGCAAAATACAGACGCAGGAACGCGAGAAACTGATGAACATGGAACAACAGCTCAAACAGCGGGTTGTAGGCCAGGATCACGCCTTAAAAGCCCTTTCTGCGGCAATTTTAGAGTCACGCAGCGGACTAGGCAAAAAAGGACAGCCCATCGGATCATTTTTTTTACTGGGGCCAACGGGAACGGGTAAAACGGAATTAGCCAAGTCCATGGCGGAGTTTTTGTTTAACGACGAAAAGGCCATGATCCGTTTTGACATGAGCGAGTTTAAGGAAGAGCATTCAGCAGCTTTGCTATATGGCGCCCCTCCGGGATATGTAGGTTATGAAGAAGGAGGATTGCTGGTGAATAAAATCAGGCAGCAGCCATATACCGTATTATTATTCGATGAGATCGAAAAGGCACATCCTTCGGTATTTGACATCTTCCTGCAAATCATGGACGAAGGACTAATACACGATCGCTTAGGAAAAGAAGGCGACTTCTCCAATGCCCTGATCCTGTTTACCTCCAATATAGGGAGCGAATGGATTACGGAGCAATTCAACAACGCGTGTATGCCGCAGCCGAATCAATTAATGGAATTGATGACGAAGCATTTCAGGTCTGAATTTTTAGCACGCCTGTCGGAGATAGTGCCTTTCAGTCCGATTACCACGGAAAATGTAATAAAGATATTCGATATACAAATGAAGAGTCTGCTCGATGCGTTGCAGAAGCAGCACATCGAACTAACGGTAACGGATGATGCAAAGAGGATGCTTGCCCTTAGCGGATTTACGCCGCGTTACGGTGCCCGGCAGATAGCTGGTGTCATCAGGAACCAGTTAAGGAGGCCCATATCCAGACAAATCATTTCAGGAGAAGTTTCTCCCGGCAAAAAGATAACATTACTATTAAAAGATGGAATGGAAGAGTTGGTTTGGCAGATCAGTGAAGTTTAA
- the tssR gene encoding type VI secretion system protein TssR domain-containing protein — MRVIVLLIATLFCIRADAQFYSGKRIEKMPANFRYPTQQTKDPSGKTDASAWIVFSDSEGNYTTTTPGGTLVFKKLNFMQPFFVSDEKSGYLRLVKYDPSILKKGSRIGDKRKAVSYGWIPRSKVLMWQKALVDERTRFPYKAVGIISGAGPIMQPKYYFAHDSIIVYNSPELQTPASEKLKLNDLIYIYKFSEDGKKALVGHSSQLTADSAVSLTSGWVSADVVHLWGSRLYVGAGDASSFDEDSAAASYFNTHLKPVSPDGGNFEYDPLLDPGNPVFRSIPVVQRPGLGLHLPYKSAIAENVFDKSSNTVINIKGTRIDYNNYLHLRRFGNHVNVIFVVDGGSAMRDFLPGITNTIQNFEDVFGKKGYASYNYRYGAVIYRGNDGCSQARGMNVFEPSDNFSRVVDFINKQAGITQRCSGTVTDQPYYEGLLEAVKILKRYPMQTNIIIVAGSTGNTSKSGPSEDQLVRGLSDVDARMLVFQVYNKFDPSFNNFVLQSRQILERTAQIEADQKKLRMVKGEGLAVTQQFNTAYTDSVSYYLNYPDGSLIPGAIVFPGRGAVKTNREMMMALNRFLGEVYTDNKQIIKSLDSVFMISGRLKEKINMPVMAAINTGKIALPDNLGEQLPHNAFKYYFDVETKEPLVAKNSLMQYEILLSQDEILQLSDILSRLAGDNLQQDRKDFRKKLVREYISYGRSQWKDLHNKSAIRGMKLPTYLEKVTGMPQELEPFSRYSVNDIKHSMSADDFEKYITYLRKCNEVVKKQLQTADYFISNGKPFFYITQSDWKL, encoded by the coding sequence ATGAGAGTCATCGTATTGTTAATCGCCACCTTGTTTTGTATCCGTGCGGATGCCCAGTTTTATTCGGGCAAACGCATAGAGAAGATGCCTGCCAATTTTAGGTACCCTACACAACAAACCAAAGACCCATCCGGGAAAACGGATGCCAGCGCATGGATTGTATTCTCCGACAGTGAAGGTAACTATACCACCACTACTCCCGGTGGTACACTTGTTTTCAAGAAGCTGAATTTCATGCAGCCCTTTTTTGTCAGCGATGAGAAAAGCGGCTACCTGCGCCTGGTAAAATATGACCCATCGATCCTGAAAAAAGGATCACGTATAGGGGATAAACGGAAAGCAGTCAGTTACGGCTGGATTCCACGCAGTAAAGTATTGATGTGGCAGAAAGCTTTGGTAGATGAGCGTACCCGCTTTCCTTATAAGGCAGTTGGTATCATCAGCGGCGCCGGCCCTATCATGCAGCCGAAATATTATTTTGCACACGATTCCATTATTGTATACAACTCTCCCGAATTACAGACACCTGCTTCAGAAAAACTTAAATTAAATGACCTCATTTATATTTATAAATTTTCGGAAGATGGAAAGAAGGCCCTGGTAGGGCATTCCAGTCAGCTTACTGCGGACAGTGCTGTATCTCTGACCTCAGGATGGGTTTCTGCTGATGTGGTACATCTATGGGGCAGCAGGCTCTATGTAGGTGCCGGCGATGCCAGTTCCTTCGATGAAGATTCCGCAGCAGCCAGCTATTTCAACACCCACCTGAAGCCTGTATCTCCCGACGGTGGTAACTTTGAGTACGATCCATTGCTGGACCCCGGCAATCCGGTATTCCGTAGCATACCTGTGGTACAACGTCCGGGACTGGGACTGCACCTTCCCTACAAATCAGCGATTGCAGAAAATGTCTTTGATAAATCTTCCAATACCGTTATCAATATCAAAGGGACCCGCATCGACTACAACAACTACCTGCATTTGCGCAGGTTCGGCAATCATGTCAATGTTATTTTTGTTGTAGATGGCGGCAGTGCCATGCGCGATTTTCTACCGGGCATTACCAATACCATTCAGAATTTCGAAGATGTATTTGGCAAGAAAGGATATGCCAGTTATAACTACCGATATGGAGCCGTTATCTACCGTGGCAATGATGGTTGCTCACAGGCCCGCGGCATGAATGTATTCGAGCCTTCGGACAATTTCAGCCGTGTAGTGGATTTCATCAACAAACAGGCAGGGATCACACAGCGTTGTAGCGGCACCGTTACCGACCAGCCTTACTACGAAGGACTGCTGGAAGCCGTGAAGATACTGAAGCGTTACCCCATGCAGACCAACATCATTATCGTAGCAGGCAGCACAGGAAATACTTCCAAAAGTGGTCCTTCTGAAGATCAGCTGGTTCGCGGCCTCTCAGATGTAGATGCCAGAATGCTGGTATTCCAGGTCTACAATAAATTTGACCCCTCGTTCAACAACTTTGTATTGCAGTCCAGGCAGATACTGGAAAGAACCGCTCAGATCGAAGCAGATCAAAAGAAACTCCGCATGGTAAAAGGAGAAGGACTGGCAGTAACGCAGCAATTCAATACTGCCTATACAGATTCGGTTTCCTATTACCTGAATTACCCTGATGGCAGCCTGATTCCGGGCGCTATCGTATTTCCGGGCCGGGGTGCGGTTAAAACAAACCGCGAAATGATGATGGCACTGAATCGTTTCCTGGGAGAGGTTTATACGGACAATAAACAGATCATTAAATCACTGGATAGTGTATTTATGATCTCCGGCAGATTGAAGGAAAAAATCAATATGCCGGTGATGGCCGCCATTAATACCGGCAAAATTGCATTACCGGACAACCTTGGCGAACAGCTACCGCATAATGCGTTTAAATACTATTTCGACGTAGAGACGAAGGAACCACTCGTGGCCAAAAATTCGCTGATGCAGTATGAGATATTGCTTAGCCAGGATGAAATCTTGCAGCTGTCGGATATCCTGTCGAGACTTGCAGGAGACAACCTTCAGCAGGACCGTAAAGACTTCCGTAAAAAGCTGGTAAGAGAATATATTTCCTATGGTCGTAGTCAGTGGAAAGATTTACATAATAAATCCGCCATACGCGGCATGAAGCTGCCTACATACCTGGAGAAGGTAACCGGTATGCCGCAGGAGCTGGAGCCATTTAGCCGCTATTCCGTCAATGATATTAAGCATTCGATGAGTGCTGACGATTTTGAGAAATACATTACCTATTTACGTAAGTGTAATGAAGTAGTTAAAAAGCAATTGCAAACGGCTGACTACTTCATTTCAAATGGCAAACCATTTTTCTATATCACTCAAAGCGACTGGAAGTTATGA
- a CDS encoding PKD domain-containing protein gives MEGTTKNKSLKSGNNSRIYLYIIVAVLALAIVLLLIRFLFSNREINAHLLKNEIFLNENLVYTDNTPGASQWQWEFGDGSKVKEQSGFYKFHTAGTYLVRLTVDGKMQQQFAVIVKDTVPVITIDSTRITGPTAGTVGEQLRLEAEGDANIFEWSFGETGRVDAKGKTAFYTYRTPGRYNVMLKTDKSAAPVFYTLTITAFEDPEMIDPGAGGEAMKNDFKLHLQAIASGKNFNTHYYYLVKKYLCNGEKTSAQASDETGSKKTDFYSYCIGLTFSKNIVIDEVGLTMSPKKCVSMVNVQQHRTEK, from the coding sequence GTGGAAGGTACAACGAAAAATAAATCCCTGAAATCAGGGAATAATAGCCGCATCTATTTGTATATTATTGTAGCCGTATTGGCACTTGCAATTGTGCTGCTACTGATCAGGTTTTTATTCAGTAACCGTGAAATAAATGCACACCTGCTGAAGAATGAAATCTTTCTCAATGAGAACCTGGTATATACAGACAACACTCCCGGCGCAAGCCAATGGCAGTGGGAGTTTGGAGACGGCAGCAAAGTAAAGGAACAAAGCGGATTTTATAAATTCCATACGGCCGGCACTTACCTTGTACGACTTACCGTTGATGGTAAAATGCAGCAGCAGTTTGCTGTCATCGTTAAAGATACCGTACCGGTAATTACGATAGACAGTACACGCATCACAGGGCCCACAGCAGGAACAGTAGGCGAACAGCTAAGACTGGAGGCAGAAGGAGACGCCAATATTTTTGAATGGAGCTTCGGAGAAACAGGCCGCGTAGATGCAAAAGGAAAAACAGCCTTTTACACCTATCGCACACCAGGCAGATATAATGTGATGCTCAAAACAGATAAAAGTGCCGCACCGGTATTTTATACACTGACCATCACCGCCTTCGAAGATCCTGAAATGATTGATCCCGGCGCAGGCGGGGAAGCCATGAAAAATGACTTCAAACTACACCTGCAGGCGATTGCCAGCGGAAAGAATTTCAATACACACTACTACTATCTTGTAAAGAAATATCTCTGCAATGGTGAAAAAACTTCGGCACAGGCCTCCGATGAAACAGGTAGTAAGAAAACAGATTTCTACTCCTATTGTATCGGACTTACCTTCAGTAAGAATATTGTGATTGATGAAGTAGGTTTAACAATGTCCCCGAAGAAATGTGTGAGTATGGTAAATGTGCAGCAGCATAGAACAGAAAAGTAA
- the tssO gene encoding type VI secretion system TssO, whose product MAHLSIKERQEQFIFLLVLSLFTIGLLTWLLFSGSDVGNSAMKDKLAQKITAEKQFESVAAEMRPAVDSTYKKIIDFDPSVQALFLESDILNAIGSIKAAYQRKSYDMRYKAFLQEAQLLEVMFYDKKELRGNYRNIEKLNSDLDRCNLSKRGIQEAIINQNRN is encoded by the coding sequence ATGGCTCATCTTAGCATTAAAGAGCGGCAGGAACAATTTATATTCCTGCTCGTGCTCAGTCTCTTTACCATTGGACTCCTCACATGGCTGCTATTTTCCGGCAGCGATGTTGGCAACAGCGCTATGAAAGATAAACTGGCGCAGAAAATAACAGCGGAAAAACAGTTTGAGTCGGTGGCAGCAGAAATGCGGCCGGCAGTGGATTCTACCTACAAGAAGATTATTGATTTTGACCCCTCTGTGCAGGCACTTTTCCTCGAATCAGATATCCTGAATGCCATCGGAAGTATCAAAGCCGCTTATCAGCGTAAATCGTACGACATGCGTTATAAAGCATTTCTTCAGGAAGCACAGCTGCTGGAAGTAATGTTTTATGATAAAAAAGAACTGCGTGGTAATTACCGGAATATTGAGAAACTAAACAGCGACCTGGACCGCTGCAATCTCTCTAAACGCGGCATACAGGAGGCAATCATCAATCAAAACAGGAACTAG